In Phaeobacter gallaeciensis DSM 26640, a genomic segment contains:
- a CDS encoding acetyl-CoA carboxylase carboxyltransferase subunit alpha, translating into MTQYMDFEKPLAEIEGKAEELRALARANEEADLTDEAAALDAKAAQLLIDLYKDLTPWRKCQVARHPERPHCRDYIDALFTEYTPLAGDRNFADDLAVMGGLARFNDQPVMVIGHEKGSNTKARIAHNFGMARPEGYRKAIRLMEMAGRFGLPVVTLVDTAGAYPGKGAEERGQSEAIARSTEMCLKIGVPLISIIIGEGGSGGAVAFATANRVAMLEHSVYSVISPEGCASILWKDAEKMREAAEALRLTAQNLKELAVVDKIIPEPLGGAHRNAEAAFEAVRGALSDMLAELDGKDAAALIKDRRQKFLDIGSKGLAA; encoded by the coding sequence ATGACCCAGTACATGGATTTTGAGAAACCGTTGGCCGAAATCGAAGGCAAAGCGGAAGAACTGCGCGCCCTGGCACGGGCAAATGAAGAGGCTGATCTGACCGATGAGGCCGCCGCCCTTGACGCGAAGGCGGCGCAATTGCTGATCGATCTCTATAAGGATCTGACACCCTGGCGCAAATGTCAGGTTGCTCGTCACCCTGAACGCCCGCATTGCCGTGACTACATCGATGCGCTGTTCACCGAATATACCCCGCTGGCCGGCGACCGGAACTTTGCCGATGATCTCGCCGTGATGGGCGGATTGGCCCGGTTCAACGATCAGCCCGTGATGGTGATCGGCCATGAGAAAGGCTCCAACACCAAGGCGCGCATCGCCCATAACTTCGGCATGGCCCGCCCCGAGGGGTACCGCAAGGCCATCCGCCTGATGGAAATGGCCGGCCGGTTTGGTCTGCCTGTTGTCACGCTCGTGGATACGGCAGGCGCCTACCCCGGCAAAGGCGCAGAAGAGCGCGGCCAGTCCGAGGCCATCGCCCGCTCCACTGAAATGTGCCTGAAAATCGGCGTGCCGCTGATCTCCATCATCATTGGGGAAGGCGGCTCTGGCGGTGCTGTGGCCTTTGCCACTGCCAACCGCGTGGCGATGCTGGAACATTCCGTCTACTCCGTGATCAGCCCCGAAGGTTGCGCGTCTATCCTCTGGAAAGATGCCGAGAAGATGCGCGAAGCCGCAGAGGCCCTGCGCCTCACCGCCCAGAACCTCAAGGAGCTGGCCGTGGTGGACAAGATCATCCCCGAACCGCTCGGTGGCGCCCACCGCAATGCCGAGGCCGCCTTTGAGGCGGTGCGCGGCGCGCTGTCCGACATGCTGGCAGAGCTGGACGGCAAGGACGCCGCCGCCCTGATCAAGGACCGCCGACAGAAGTTCCTGGATATCGGGTCGAAGGGGCTGGCGGCTTAA
- a CDS encoding AraC family transcriptional regulator, giving the protein MSNSYEDRILRVLGYIYDNPEGDLSLDALADVAAMSRFHWHRVFRALTGETCAQAVRRIRLHLAATALVQGAAPIESIGRAAGYPNARSFARVFAEAYGASPAAFRRKGRLLPPNPNLISQGDPMYPTTIRTEPARTLAALAHKGAYSEIGRSFEAFSALCTARNLWPQMRQMIGVYLDSPDTVPDAELRSYAGASTAEGVTLPEDMEAVALPGGKTAVMTYKGPYSGIHAAYGDLFGAWLPQSGEEPADAPCYEIYLNDPHQVAPEELLTEICLPLK; this is encoded by the coding sequence ATGAGCAACTCCTATGAGGACCGCATTCTGCGGGTGCTGGGCTATATCTACGACAACCCCGAGGGGGACCTGTCGCTGGATGCACTGGCGGATGTTGCGGCGATGTCGCGGTTCCACTGGCACCGGGTGTTTCGTGCCCTGACCGGGGAAACCTGTGCACAGGCGGTGCGTCGGATTCGGTTGCATCTGGCCGCGACGGCACTGGTGCAGGGCGCAGCCCCGATTGAGAGCATCGGTCGGGCTGCAGGGTATCCCAATGCGCGATCTTTTGCGCGTGTCTTTGCCGAGGCTTATGGAGCGTCGCCCGCGGCCTTTCGCAGGAAGGGCCGTCTTCTGCCGCCCAATCCCAATCTAATATCCCAAGGAGACCCCATGTATCCCACCACGATTCGTACTGAACCCGCTCGCACCCTGGCCGCATTGGCCCACAAGGGGGCCTATAGCGAGATCGGGCGCAGCTTTGAGGCGTTCTCAGCGCTATGTACCGCGCGCAATCTCTGGCCACAGATGCGCCAGATGATCGGCGTCTACCTCGACAGTCCAGATACAGTCCCCGATGCCGAGCTGCGCAGCTATGCCGGGGCCAGCACGGCTGAAGGTGTTACCCTGCCCGAAGATATGGAGGCGGTGGCTCTGCCCGGCGGCAAGACTGCGGTGATGACCTATAAGGGGCCATATTCCGGCATCCATGCCGCCTATGGTGATTTGTTTGGCGCGTGGTTGCCACAGTCGGGCGAGGAGCCCGCCGATGCGCCCTGCTATGAGATCTATCTCAATGATCCGCATCAGGTTGCACCGGAGGAGTTGCTGACGGAGATCTGCCTGCCGCTGAAATGA
- a CDS encoding LysE family translocator, which translates to MTYELFFALAGFVFGTVFTPGPNNLMLMASGANFGFRRSLPHLTGVAVGFPLMILPVGLGVMQLFDAFPALTWIMTALSVAYMLWLAWKVANAAPPRDGEAQGTPLSFLQACAFQWVNPKAWAMALGAITLYAASRDVTAILWVSGTYLLVGSFSASTWTLLGQQLRRLLTQPAQLRAFNWTMAALLLASLAAILLQR; encoded by the coding sequence ATGACCTACGAACTCTTCTTCGCCCTCGCGGGCTTTGTCTTTGGCACGGTGTTCACCCCCGGACCCAACAACCTGATGCTGATGGCCTCCGGCGCCAACTTCGGCTTTCGCCGCTCCCTTCCGCATCTGACAGGCGTCGCGGTTGGCTTTCCTCTGATGATCCTGCCCGTTGGCCTTGGGGTGATGCAGCTGTTTGATGCCTTTCCCGCGCTCACCTGGATTATGACGGCACTTTCAGTTGCCTATATGCTGTGGCTCGCTTGGAAAGTCGCCAATGCGGCCCCGCCGCGCGATGGTGAGGCGCAGGGAACACCGCTTAGCTTCCTTCAGGCCTGCGCCTTCCAATGGGTCAACCCCAAGGCCTGGGCGATGGCCCTTGGCGCAATCACCCTTTATGCGGCCAGCCGCGATGTGACTGCCATTCTCTGGGTATCGGGCACCTATTTGCTGGTGGGCAGTTTCTCAGCGTCGACCTGGACATTGCTGGGCCAGCAACTGCGACGGCTGCTGACCCAACCCGCACAGTTGCGGGCCTTCAACTGGACCATGGCGGCTCTGCTTCTTGCGTCGCTGGCTGCGATCCTGCTGCAGCGCTGA